A window of the Pangasianodon hypophthalmus isolate fPanHyp1 chromosome 12, fPanHyp1.pri, whole genome shotgun sequence genome harbors these coding sequences:
- the ppm1bb gene encoding protein phosphatase 1bb isoform X1, which produces MGAFLDKPKTEKHNAHGAGNGLRFGLSSMQGWRVEMEDAHTAVVGLPHGLDDWSFFAVYDGHAGSRVANYCSKHLLEHIISSSEDFRPGRDSVEGVKSGIRSGFLKIDEYMRNFSELRNGMDRSGSTAVGVLLSPEHLYFINCGDSRAVLCRAGQVRFSTQDHKPCNPREKERIQNAGGSVMIQRVNGSLAVSRALGDYDYKCVDGKGPTEQLVSPEPEVFEIPRVPDEDEFVVLACDGIWDVMSNEELCEFVRSRLEVCDDLEKVCNSVVDTCLHKGSRDNMSVVLVCLPNAPKVSEEAVKREAELDKFLECRVEEIMEKSGEEGVPDLACVMRNLSAENIPNLPPGGGLASKRSVIEAVYNRLNPHREDDGDDQGGAAGEDEKSSAAAHLLEVLRQFRLSHRGEYRHVLEQALSTYRLSSAQEERPSHPPSTASESLNSEDGTEEAAMPAALDELSNPPLA; this is translated from the exons ATGGGGGCATTTTTGGACAAGCCAAAAACGGAGAAGCACAATGCCCACGGTGCAGGTAACGGCCTGCGTTTTGGTCTGAGCAGCATGCAGGGTTGGCGGGTGGAGATGGAGGACGCTCACACAGCAGTGGTGGGCCTCCCTCATGGCCTGGATGACTGGTCCTTCTTTGCCGTTTACGACGGGCATGCCGGTTCACGTGTGGCCAACTACTGCTCAAAACACCTACTGGAGCACATTATCAGCAGCAGCGAGGACTTCCGGCCTGGTCGTGACTCGGTGGAGGGCGTGAAGAGCGGAATTCGCTCTGGATTTCTGAAGATAGATGAGTACATGCGCAACTTTTCTGAGCTGCGTAATGGTATGGACCGTAGTGGCTCAACAGCTGTGGGCGTGCTGCTCTCGCCTGAGCACCTCTATTTCATCAACTGCGGCGACTCTCGTGCCGTGTTGTGCCGTGCTGGTCAGGTGCGTTTCTCCACTCAGGACCACAAGCCCTGCAACCCTCGTGAGAAGGAGCGCATCCAGAACGCTGGCGGCTCCGTTATGATCCAGCGTGTCAACGGCTCCCTCGCAGTGTCACGTGCCCTTGGCGACTACGACTACAAGTGCGTGGATGGAAAGGGACCCACAGAGCAGCTGGTGTCGCCTGAGCCTGAAGTGTTTGAGATTCCTCGTgttccagatgaggatgagtttgTGGTGCTGGCTTGCGACGGCATCTGGGACGTCATGAGCAACGAGGAGCTGTGTGAATTTGTGCGCTCCCGTCTGGAGGTGTGCGATGACCTAGAAAAAGTCTGCAACTCTGTGGTGGACACATGTCTACACAAA GGCAGTCGTGACAACATGAGTGTTGTGCTGGTGTGTTTGCCCAATGCACCCAAGGTATCGGAGGAGGCAGTGAAGAGAGAGGCAGAGCTGGACAAGTTTCTGGAGTGTCGTGTTGAGG AGATCATGGAGAAGTCAGGAGAGGAAGGTGTCCCGGACCTGGCTTGTGTCATGCGCAACCTCTCTGCTGAGAACATCCCAAACTTACCACCAGGAGGTGGTCTTGCGAGCAA ACGCAGTGTAATTGAGGCCGTGTACAACAGGCTTAACCCACATAGAGAAGATGATGGG GACGACCAGGGAGGTGCGGCTGGCGAGGATGAAAAGAGCAGCGCTGCTGCCCATCTCCTGGAGGTGCTCCGGCAGTTCCGCCTCAGCCACCGGGGCGAGTATCGCCACGTGCTGGAACAAGCCCTCTCCACCTACCGGCTGTCCAGTGCTCAGGAGGAGCGTCCCTCACACCCGCCATCCACTGCCAGCGAGTCTCTAAACTCCGAGGACGGCACAGAGGAGGCAGCCATGCCAGCAGCGCTTGACGAGCTTTCCAATCCTCCTCTCGCATGA
- the ppm1bb gene encoding protein phosphatase 1bb isoform X2: MGAFLDKPKTEKHNAHGAGNGLRFGLSSMQGWRVEMEDAHTAVVGLPHGLDDWSFFAVYDGHAGSRVANYCSKHLLEHIISSSEDFRPGRDSVEGVKSGIRSGFLKIDEYMRNFSELRNGMDRSGSTAVGVLLSPEHLYFINCGDSRAVLCRAGQVRFSTQDHKPCNPREKERIQNAGGSVMIQRVNGSLAVSRALGDYDYKCVDGKGPTEQLVSPEPEVFEIPRVPDEDEFVVLACDGIWDVMSNEELCEFVRSRLEVCDDLEKVCNSVVDTCLHKGSRDNMSVVLVCLPNAPKVSEEAVKREAELDKFLECRVEEIMEKSGEEGVPDLACVMRNLSAENIPNLPPGGGLASKRSVIEAVYNRLNPHREDDGSGGDLDDPW, encoded by the exons ATGGGGGCATTTTTGGACAAGCCAAAAACGGAGAAGCACAATGCCCACGGTGCAGGTAACGGCCTGCGTTTTGGTCTGAGCAGCATGCAGGGTTGGCGGGTGGAGATGGAGGACGCTCACACAGCAGTGGTGGGCCTCCCTCATGGCCTGGATGACTGGTCCTTCTTTGCCGTTTACGACGGGCATGCCGGTTCACGTGTGGCCAACTACTGCTCAAAACACCTACTGGAGCACATTATCAGCAGCAGCGAGGACTTCCGGCCTGGTCGTGACTCGGTGGAGGGCGTGAAGAGCGGAATTCGCTCTGGATTTCTGAAGATAGATGAGTACATGCGCAACTTTTCTGAGCTGCGTAATGGTATGGACCGTAGTGGCTCAACAGCTGTGGGCGTGCTGCTCTCGCCTGAGCACCTCTATTTCATCAACTGCGGCGACTCTCGTGCCGTGTTGTGCCGTGCTGGTCAGGTGCGTTTCTCCACTCAGGACCACAAGCCCTGCAACCCTCGTGAGAAGGAGCGCATCCAGAACGCTGGCGGCTCCGTTATGATCCAGCGTGTCAACGGCTCCCTCGCAGTGTCACGTGCCCTTGGCGACTACGACTACAAGTGCGTGGATGGAAAGGGACCCACAGAGCAGCTGGTGTCGCCTGAGCCTGAAGTGTTTGAGATTCCTCGTgttccagatgaggatgagtttgTGGTGCTGGCTTGCGACGGCATCTGGGACGTCATGAGCAACGAGGAGCTGTGTGAATTTGTGCGCTCCCGTCTGGAGGTGTGCGATGACCTAGAAAAAGTCTGCAACTCTGTGGTGGACACATGTCTACACAAA GGCAGTCGTGACAACATGAGTGTTGTGCTGGTGTGTTTGCCCAATGCACCCAAGGTATCGGAGGAGGCAGTGAAGAGAGAGGCAGAGCTGGACAAGTTTCTGGAGTGTCGTGTTGAGG AGATCATGGAGAAGTCAGGAGAGGAAGGTGTCCCGGACCTGGCTTGTGTCATGCGCAACCTCTCTGCTGAGAACATCCCAAACTTACCACCAGGAGGTGGTCTTGCGAGCAA ACGCAGTGTAATTGAGGCCGTGTACAACAGGCTTAACCCACATAGAGAAGATGATGGG AGTGGAGGTGACCTGGATGACCCATGGTAG